In Lates calcarifer isolate ASB-BC8 linkage group LG15, TLL_Latcal_v3, whole genome shotgun sequence, one genomic interval encodes:
- the fbxo43 gene encoding F-box only protein 43, giving the protein MQCTPELNVYLESCKSQHCYDDCCDSGYSGLFHSPRSISGVDSCRSLSPVEFNEMPKENLRLSVTPKERTRESPRLLDKDSRGSQRPSVTWCETPKVYKRDAPLRLRLLMCKPSADFKTDNTRSPCIRQTESSIGTRSEDWLSASLGSPDTVMGALASNTLKQEQDLPLSGRKRRLLFSQVRTSTLEDGKLHSELASNFERRISLSGDDFSESISASDQINIETPCFRKFLPASSKENSQSPISVVTNGLNDSLSVCTPSSTHTPKYIRSVCEDSGFSSLTLDKSQDSSVDHDGSFQEVLLFASKRNCETPNLAEAKRRSRLHRQHRLSTLREGGSQSEEDPKDRQHEQYHQCHSHSKEDVFSDGATPRNVLSLKCGNSMTSDGLAYAKQDYTTPLRACIAKPENMTPFSTVPANPDVTPLRTTPVNLSLTPALQLVHAMCQQMSFGQSPSLMEQLKSTAALAETPLAFRTTMPLAGLIGRKMGLGKVDILTELKKRNLRHILAVIFSHLTSDSIYRCGQVSKSWNGIIQQDKQASFRRRNHLSEVKAALELGAAVHVPDAETRLTLLKRSALKTVQTQSRTSSYCTPQTGNSTLIQLQHSTSRSGSSSKRDKFLEVAKTLFNDECLKPCPRCQHPARCHSVKGEGVCSRADCGFQFCTSCLCAFHGSRECGSQSVGRRKNDILLPGSAQSKRNVRRL; this is encoded by the exons ATGCAGTGCACTCCTGAATTAAACGTCTACCTCGAGAGCTGCAAAAGCCAGCATTGTTACGACGACTGCTGTGACAGTGGATACTCAGGGTTATTCCACAGCCCGCGCAGCATCAGTGGAGTCGACTCCTGTAGGTCTTTGTCTCCTGTAGAATTCAATGAAATGCCTAAAGAGAACCTCAGGCTTTCTGTCACACCTAAAGAGAGGACCAGAGAATCACCCAGACTTTTGGACAAAGACTCCAGGGGATCACAGCGGCCATCAGTTACCTGGTGTGAAACTCCTAAAGTATATAAAAGAGATGCCCCATTGCGACTCAGACTTCTTATGTGCAAGCCTTCTGCAGATTTCAAAACTGACAACACAAGATCACCATGCATCAGACAGACTGAATCCTCCATCGGCACCAGGTCTGAAGACTGGCTCAGTGCATCGTTAGGCTCTCCAGACACTGTGATGGGGGCTTTGGCCTCAAACACTTTAAAACAGGAGCAGGACCTGCCATTATCTGGTAGGAAACGTCGTCTCCTTTTCTCACAGGTGAGAACCTCCACTCTTGAAGATGGTAAACTCCACTCTGAGCTTGCTTCTAATTTTGAGAGAAGAATCTCCCTCTCAGGTGACGATTTCAGTGAGAGTATCTCTGCTTCTGATCAAATCAATATTGAGACTCCATGCTTTAGAAAATTCCTTCCTGCCTCATCTAAGGAAAACTCTCAATCACCAATCAGTGTTGTGACAAATGGCCTAAATGACAGCTTAAGTGTCTGTACACCATCATCTACGCACACACCCAAATACATCAG gtctgtgtgtgaagaCAGCGGTTTCAGTTCCCTGACCCTCGATAAATCCCAAGACTCCTCTGTCGACCATGATGGTTCATTCCAGGAGGTGCTGCTCTTTGCTTCCAAAAGAAACTGTGAAACCCCAAATCTGGCAGAGGCAAAGCGGCGTTCCCGCTTGCACCGTCAGCACAGGCTTTCCACACTCAGAGAGGGGGGATCTCAGTCTGAGGAAGACCCAAAGGACAGACAGCATGAACAATATCACCAGTGCCACAGCCATTCTAAAGAGGATGTATTTTCTGATGGTGCCACCCCTCGCAATGTTCTCTCTCTTAAATGTGGTAATAGCATGACCTCTGATGGTTTGGCCTATGCAAAACAAGACTATACCACCCCACTGAGAGCCTGCATAGCCAAGCCAGAAAACATGACACCTTTTAGCACAGTTCCTGCTAATCCAGATGTAACTCCTCTCAGGACAACCCCAGTtaacctctctctcactccagcTTTGCAGCTGGTTCATGCTATGTGCCAGCAGATGTCTTTTGGCCAAAGTCCAAGCTTGATGGAGCAGCTTAAGTCCACAGCAGCACTAGCTGAGACCCCTTTGGCATTCAGGACCACTATGCCATTAGCAGGACTGATTGGCCGGAAGATGGGCCTAGGGAAGGTGGACATActcacagagctgaagaagagGAACCTCAGGCACATCCTAGCTGTCATATTCAGCCACCTGACCTCTGATAGCATCTACAG GTGTGGTCAGGTGAGCAAGAGCTGGAATGGTATTATTCAGCAGGACAAGCAAGCAAGCTTTAGGAGAAGAAACCACCTGAGTGAAGTGAAGGCTGCTCTTGAG CTCGGTGCTGCTGTCCATGTCCCTGACGCAGAGACCAGACTGACTCTGCTTAAGAGGTCGGCCCTCAAGACAGTCCAGACACAGTCCAGGACCTCTAGCTACTGCACCCCGCAGACAGGAAATAGCACTTTAATCCAATTACAACACAGCACCTCACgttcaggcagcagcagcaaacgGGATAAATTTCTGGAA GTCGCCAAAACCCTCTTCAATGATGAGTGCCTCAAACCTTGCCCTCGATGTCAGCATCCTGCAAGATGTCACTCAGTGAAAGGGGAAGGTGTGTGCAGCAGGGCTGACTGTGGTTTCCAGTTTTGCACTTCCTGCTTGTGTGCCTTTCATGGCTCTAGAGAGTGTGGCAGCCAGTCTGTAGGCCGTCGCAAAAACGACATACTCCTTCCAGGTAGTGCTCAAAGCAAGCGAAACGTTAGGAGACTATGA
- the LOC108876250 gene encoding regulator of G-protein signaling 22 — MYNFTYLPSGQTEHANTKCSESSRCFSTCSEPENPCTFSTLSSSCSSSFNLKCEKTQELQSPEIGLAPRCAQPSAGTSEVQYLKMSTSQKFESSELQLEYLAARVVKQVLNSALHVMDNHSQENISDCFSKSGGQTNCTSTERSCECNVCQHSANGDRQRLGAKKEKVQDGKRGSGVEQKTGWDTKNREVGSRGTDQENVPICCHGTCFQDNRPGLDEFKEFLRGTPGEKIVNLWMDVEKLKAIQDRERKKSSRFLVLMRSRYLLSSSHSSLKAELLSRLGLTTSPCWTEEKLCSVQPCLTEALLYYWAPRFWKSQCVWEHRVDPSNTGLGTERWSSRQLHHDSLTLPPLYPDTCLSQSSHSVHSQLYSGRNLLLGNRGMQKMLQALCVDSRAGLYFTHFCVQSGNQLWANAVYLWTDLQHYHELFYQDGMDPYRVQREAQLLYSTYLYPSARRSIGVDEEIRRKVYDRLMPAFEELFDEVEEHILNILLQPWTLLLSRDKESFQKVSVQEEVHRVESQEYRELQNVYKESERRLKQVQQSESMLSLSPTASSTTFSKVPRVPESWSRVSPNYQGYRLGSLLRHRHEIGHFMSFLQNQDASIHLTCWLDLEQYRRTPQKDKAVKQERSSHIVTKYLNRKYFFGPDSPASTEQQNDILHLAGGLERLKLECLSNLVAVEIQDIVRNHIEKTWLPQFLSTAEFTERQKHQPKPQAAERLSQHSYHRRRTRREAWKAEGLWMSSSKEILLFRQILLNPVTSMQFQHFISLKGDFLENDMLFWLEVQRYKDLCHSHSDEATIQQKISTIINCFINSSMPPALQIDIPPEQAQHILEKRHELGPYIFREAQMSVFSELLKFWPEFQELSSSVQEEQLLPLLQEERVKHRARVRRQRRKEEEEEEEDERRRVQEEQETQESSFREEEEEEEEEEDTDDDDMDDVEEQKEGRSGKKQMRRQSKVLLSPTQLLSWSYSKYMAALKREEVLLRRKSQLEASFSTASDSSSYCSVKSAGSKHSHRQSHCSSRADSKKYNRYKSM; from the exons ATGTACAACTTTACATATCTGCCCTCTGGCCAGACGGAACATGCCAATACAAAATGCAGTGAATCATCCAGATGTTTCTCCACTTGTTCTGAGCCAGAGAACCCATGTACCTTTTCCACtttgtcctcctcctgttcttcctcaTTTAACCTTAAAtgtgagaaaacacaggaactCCAGAGCCCAGAAATAGGGTTGGCCCCCCGCTGTGCACAGCCATCAGCTGGCACCTCGGAGGTGCAATATCTCAAAATGTCCACTAGCCAGAAGTTTGAGTCTTCTGAACTACAGCTGGAGTACCTGGCTGCCAGAGTGGTTAAACAGGTGCTTAACAGTGCCCTGCACGTAATGGATAATCACAGCCAGGAAAACATTTCTGACTGTTTCAGCAAGTCAGGAGGCCAGACAAACTGCACCAGCACAGAGAGATCCTGTGAATGTAATGTTTGCCAACATTCAGCTAatggagacagacaaagactgggggcaaagaaagagaaagttcAAGATGGCAAGAGGGGGAGTGGAGTGGAGCAGAAGACAGGATGGGATACGAAGAATAGGGAGGTGGGGAGTAGGGGCACAGACCAGGAAAATGTCCCTATTTGTTGCCATGGTACCTGTTTCCAGGACAATAGACCAGGCTTGGATGAGTTCAAGGAGTTTTTGCGAGGAACACCAGGAGAAAAGATAGTTAATCTCTGGATGGATGTAGAAAAACTGAAGGCTATACAGGACAGAGAGCGGAAGAAGAG ttccaggttcTTGGTCCTGATGAGGAGCAGGTACCTGCTGAGCAGCAGTCACAGCAGTCTGAAGGCAGAGCTGCTCTCCAGGCTGGGGCTGACGACCTCCCCCTGCTGGACAGAAGAGAAGCTGTGCTCAGTTCAGCCGTGCCTCACTGAGGCTCTGCTCTACTACTG GGCTCCGAGGTTCTGGaagtctcagtgtgtttgggAACATCGAGTTGACCCCTCTAATACTGGGCTGGGGACAGAACGATGGAGTAGCAGACAACTCCACCATGACTCTTTGACCCTGCCTCCCCTCTACCCCGATACCTGCTTGTCCCAGTCTTCCCATTCTGTCCATTCACAG TTATACTCTGGCAGAAATCTGTTACTGGGAAACAGAGGAATGCAAAAGATGTTACAGGCTCTCTGTGTTGACTCACGTGCTGGCTTGTACTTCACACACTTCTGCGTACAATCTGGAAACCAG CTGTGGGCGAATGCTGTTTACCTCTGGACTGACCTGCAGCACTACCATGAGCTATTCTACCAGGATGGGATGGACCCCTACAGGGTACAGAGAGAGGCACAG ctcctttATTCCACATATCTGTACCCTTCTGCCAGGAGGAGCATTGGTGTGGATGAGGAGATCAGAAGGAAGGTATATGACAGACTAATGCCGGCTTTTGAGGAGCTCTTTGACGAGGTTGAGGAGCACATACTGAACATCCTGCTGCAGCCATGGACACTACTGCTCAGCCGGGACAAAGAGTCCTTCCAGAAG gtgtctgtgcaggaggaggTCCACAGGGTTGAAAGTCAGGAGTACAGGGAACTCCAGAATGTGTACAAGGAATCCGAACGCCGACTTAAACAG GTGCAGCAGTCTGAGTCCATGCTATCCCTCTCTCCTACTGCTTCTTCTACTACCTTCTCAAAGGTTCCCAGAGTGCCTGAGTCTTGGTCCAGAGTGTCTCCAAATTACCAAGGTTACCGTCTAGGTTCCTTACTTCGTCACCGCCATGAGATCGGGCATTTTATGTCTTTCCTCCAGAATCAGGATGCCAG CATTCATCTCACATGTTGGCTGGATTTGGAGCAGTACAGGAGGACTCCTCAGAAGGACAAGGCTGTTAAACAAGAGAGGTCCTCTCACATTGTAACCAAATACCTCAACAGGAAGTACTTCTTTGGCCCTGACAGCCCTGCTTCAACAGAGCAACAGAATGAT ATATTGCATCTGGCAGGTGGACTAGAGCGTCTGAAGCTAGAGTGTCTCTCAAACCTGGTTGCTGTGGAGATCCAGGACATTGTCAGGAATCACATTGAGAAAACATGGCTGCCTCAGTTTCTGTCCACGGCTGAGTTCACAGAGCGACAGAAACACCAACCAAAG CCCCAAGCAGCAGAAAGGCTCTCACAGCACAGCTACCATCGACGCAGGACAAGGAGAGAAGCCTGGAAG GCCGAAGGCTTATGGATGAGCTCCTCCAAAGAGATTCTCCTGTTTCGACAGATCTTACTCAACCCTGTCACTAGTATGCAATTCCAGCACTTTATCTCCCTGAAGGGAGACTTCCTGGAGAATGACATGCTCTTTTGGCTGGAGGTCCAGAGGTataag GACCTTTGTCATTCTCACAGTGATGAGGCCACTATCCAGCAGAAGATCTCCACCATCATCAACTGTTTTATCAACTCGTCCATGCCCCCCGCCCTGCAGATAGACATCCCTCCTGAACAGGCCCAGCACATTCTGGAGAAACGCCACGAGCTTGGCCCTTACATTTTCAGAGaagcacag ATGTCGGTGTTCAGTGAATTGCTGAAGTTTTGGCCTGAATTTcaagagctgagcagcagcgtCCAAGAGGAGCAactccttcctctgctgcaggaggaacgagtcaaacacagagccagagtgcgaagacagaggaggaaagaggaagaggaggaggaggaggatgagaggaggagagtccAA GAAGAGCAGGAGACACAAGAGTCCAgttttagagaggaggaggaggaggaggaggaggaagaggacacaGATGACGATGACATGGATGATGtagaagaacaaaaagaaggaagaagTGGAAAAAAGCAGATGAGGAGACAGAGCAAAGTGCTGCTGTCTCCCACACAGCTG CTGTCGTGGTCCTACTCCAAGTACATGGCAGCtctgaagagagaggaggtgctGCTGAGGAGAAAGAGTCAGCTGGAAGCCTCGTTCTCCACAGcctcag acTCCTCTTCTTACTGCAGTGTCAAATCAGCAGGCAGTAAACACAGCCACAGGCAGTCACACTGCTCCTCCAGAGCAGACAGTAAAAAGTATAACAGATACAAGAGTATGTGA